One segment of Theobroma cacao cultivar B97-61/B2 chromosome 9, Criollo_cocoa_genome_V2, whole genome shotgun sequence DNA contains the following:
- the LOC18589489 gene encoding uncharacterized protein LOC18589489 yields MRGSIGRSLSNTNNHYLTSITRGASFLLQSSFSTSSSSGSGGGRGRGGTSPSSSFIDFTPPLGKSGSGDSNRDSAESPPAGVGHGRGRGRPLSSDPIPHPFSSFVSQTGSGRGRVTSESVPPPPPPPAQAKQPIFIKKKDEDETESSAKAAAEPIQSSEPIFPPNILPVSVLSGAGRGKPVKQPEPASRRQEENRHIRVAQQQSPSAQMSQEEATKKAMGLLSRRSESGESGMVGRGVRASMGMGGGRGRGRGRGRGRGMGRGRGRRQGEDTRIVKDSGEGSADGLYLGDNADGEKFAQTIGADNMNKLVEGFEEMGSRVLPSPMDDAYLDALHTNCSIEFEPEYLMEEFGTNPDIDEKPPMPLRDALEKMKPFLMAYEGIQSQEEWEEVIKETMERVPLLQEIVDYYSGPDRVTAKKQQEELERVAKTIPECAPSSVKQFANRAVLSLQSNPGWGFDKKCQFMDKLVWEVSQQYK; encoded by the exons ATGAGAGGAAGCATTGGTAGATCCTTGTCTAATACTAACAATCACTACCTCACATCTATTACCAGAGGCGCCTCTTTTCTCCTCCAATCCTCCTTCTCCACTTCCTCCAGCTCTGGCAGCGGCGGTGGCCGAGGCCGTGGGGGCACCTCCCCCTCTAGTTCTTTCATCGATTTCACTCCGCCACTGGGAAAATCTGGCTCAGGGGACTCAAACCGTGACTCTGCTGAATCACCTCCAGCCGGAGTAGGCCACGGCCGTGGAAGAGGAAGACCATTATCCTCCGACCCCATTCCCCACCCTTTCTCctcttttgtttctcaaactgGGTCTGGTCGAGGCCGAGTCACCAGCGAGTCAGTGCCACCACCACCTCCGCCTCCAGCGCAAGCAAAGCAGCCCATattcatcaagaaaaaagatgaagatgaaactGAGTCCTCCGCCAAGGCAGCAGCTGAGCCGATTCAGTCGAGTGAGCCCATCTTCCCTCCTAACATACTCCCTGTCTCAGTTTTATCCGGCGCTGGGCGGGGTAAGCCCGTGAAGCAACCGGAGCCTGCCTCGCGAAGACAGGAGGAAAATCGGCATATCCGGGTGGCGCAGCAGCAGTCCCCTTCGGCCCAGATGAGCCAGGAGGAAGCgaccaagaaagcaatgggcTTACTTTCAAGGAGAAGTGAAAGCGGGGAAAGTGGGATGGTAGGGAGAGGAGTAAGAGCGAGTATGGGAATGGGTGGAGGTAGAGGTAGAGGTAGAGGTAGAGGTAGAGGTAGAGGGATGGGTAGGGGGAGAGGAAGAAGACAGGGAGAAGACACAAGGATAGTAAAGGACTCCGGTGAAGGGTCTGCAGACGGACTTTATTTGGGCGACAATGCGGATGGGGAGAAATTTGCCCAAACTATCGGAGCTGACAATATGAATAAGTTGGTTGAAGGGTTTGAGGAGATGGGCAGTAGAGTCTTGCCTTCTCCTATGGACGATGCCTACTTGGACGCCTTGCACACCAACTGTTCG ATAGAGTTTGAACCAGAATATTTGATGGAAGAGTTTGGCACAAACCCAGATATCGATGAGAAACCACCTATGCCTCTTCGAGATGCACTTGAGAAGATGAAGCCATTCCTGATGGCATATGAAGGAATTCAAAGTCAAGAAGAGTGGGAG gAAGTCATCAAAGAAACAATGGAAAGGGTACCTCTACTGCAAGAGATTGTTGATTACTACAGTGGACCTGATAGGGTAACTGCGAAGAAACAACAAGAGGAGCTAGAAAGAGTTGCAAAAACTATTCCTGAATGTGCACCTTCTTCTGTGAAGCAGTTTGCAAATCGCGCGGTTCTCTCTCTTCAG AGTAATCCTGGTTGGGGATTTGACAAAAAATGCCAATTCATGGATAAGCTTGTGTGGGAGGTTTCTCAACAATACAAATAA